In one window of Cellulophaga sp. HaHa_2_95 DNA:
- a CDS encoding S-layer family protein, which produces MINKIIITLVLFFLALQIAKAQCPSSEYATATSFAANITNTNSILGPANNQFTVFNNNNSQLVVHLANPVLAGTRITIRLRRNTNNAGLLIYSSDEETAGYNNLVQYTSTNTPLGSTFDVTYTASRTIEYLLFRGNSSTGSSFSVDAISYCMININVTNTTVVEEVGNAIFDVTYSGANTSAFTFNYSTAEGSALNGIDFTNTPGSLSFSGASGQTLQITVPIINDEYGENTEDFTINFSNVSGGATLNTKTATITITDNDVPIPNNTPLVLMDEFNGYYDYSTTGGSLRTGDNSNACAITTLSSNTLLSPIPTGAVIDKAYLYWSHSSQVPDDNVIFEGVNVKASKIYGSALSFNGANLQFYGYVADVTSLVENIASPSTNVFDFSGLTIDNGGDYCATSTVMGGWSMMVFYQESSLPAVTINLYEGYKGDSGANYPSGIATSTFTLSGFYSIGSLGAKTTVLSWEGDDTLANNESLTFSTPSSGANRLVGDGDNDGVTKNNPFNSTIFDNTVFPVVNNSTSYGLDLDTFDVSTFIGVGESSATTTVNVGQDYVIMNAVLLKVPSNIITGKVYEDINYGGGVGRSLATSSGELIEGVTVELYNSSNTLVDIATTDDQGQYVFGGMANGNYLVRVVNATVKSTRDNGITCSDCFGVPTYRSDFGTITGFTSVDRIGGLNPSIPDSGEGTLNNAKTVSTVNISNEGIVGLNFGFNFNTIVNTNEDGQGSLNQFIINSNTLGETNLDILPNSIFDPISGEDISIFMIPPVGDVQGRTADTNYASGIFDIFIPNAKSLAVITDNNTSIDGRTQTAYSGDTNIGTTGSGGSSVGVSANTLTTFVNPEIQIHRNAGDVIRIQALNTVIRNVSIYANNNAGIRINSGDALVAENLIGVNAQGNNSGNIDYGVEVVGGEIVIRDNYIATTSDAGILINGGASTLIQGNQITTNGTGTCFDNIKIQNGSGINITGNLIEKAGALGIDASGYVGNLMINENTITNSGQNGGLCSGVIENAGIKLDGDNSQISKNIIASNGGSGIVISGGATSGNLISQNSIFANGTAANALGIDLDASNALGDGVTINDAADADSGPNGLLNFPIIANAFVSGPNLVIEGWSRPGATIEIFLTDINEGSAITGDNQLGYTTDYGEGQIYLATVVEGSAADVSAAVSPYTDVDGNTDTTNKFKFVITGPLTIAAGNFITSTATISNSTSEFSPFSIIKNYTVITNRRITYRVKTN; this is translated from the coding sequence GTGATTAACAAAATAATAATAACATTAGTGCTGTTTTTTTTGGCACTACAAATTGCAAAAGCACAGTGTCCAAGTAGTGAGTATGCAACAGCAACTAGTTTTGCTGCTAATATTACTAATACCAATAGTATATTGGGACCAGCAAATAATCAATTTACTGTTTTCAATAATAATAATTCTCAATTGGTAGTTCATTTAGCGAATCCAGTTTTAGCAGGGACTCGAATAACCATCAGATTGCGTAGAAATACAAATAACGCTGGTTTATTGATATATAGTTCAGATGAAGAAACTGCTGGTTATAACAATTTGGTACAATACACTTCAACAAATACACCACTTGGTTCAACATTTGATGTAACCTATACCGCAAGTCGTACTATTGAATATCTTTTATTTAGGGGTAATTCTAGTACGGGTAGTTCTTTTAGTGTAGATGCCATAAGCTATTGTATGATTAATATAAACGTAACTAATACCACGGTTGTAGAAGAAGTGGGAAATGCAATTTTTGATGTTACCTATTCTGGAGCAAATACTTCTGCTTTTACTTTTAATTACTCTACCGCAGAAGGTTCAGCGCTTAATGGCATTGATTTTACAAATACCCCTGGCAGCTTATCGTTTTCGGGAGCATCTGGTCAGACATTACAAATAACTGTTCCGATAATAAATGATGAGTATGGTGAAAATACAGAAGACTTTACTATTAATTTTTCCAATGTTTCTGGAGGGGCAACTTTAAATACTAAAACAGCAACTATTACGATAACAGATAATGATGTGCCTATACCTAATAACACTCCATTAGTTTTAATGGATGAATTTAATGGCTACTATGACTATTCAACTACTGGAGGATCACTAAGGACAGGAGATAATTCTAATGCTTGTGCGATTACTACTTTATCTTCCAATACATTGCTTTCTCCAATTCCTACAGGTGCAGTGATAGATAAAGCATATTTATATTGGTCGCACTCGAGTCAAGTACCGGATGATAATGTCATATTTGAGGGAGTTAATGTAAAAGCATCAAAAATATATGGCTCGGCTTTAAGTTTTAATGGCGCTAACTTACAATTTTATGGCTATGTTGCAGATGTCACTTCATTGGTAGAAAATATTGCTTCACCTTCAACGAATGTTTTTGATTTTTCAGGTCTTACAATTGATAATGGTGGTGACTATTGTGCTACATCAACTGTTATGGGGGGATGGTCAATGATGGTTTTTTATCAAGAGTCTTCATTACCTGCAGTAACTATAAATTTGTACGAGGGATACAAGGGAGATAGTGGGGCTAATTATCCTTCAGGAATTGCTACAAGCACATTTACCTTGAGTGGTTTTTACTCAATAGGCTCATTAGGAGCTAAAACCACGGTATTATCTTGGGAAGGCGATGATACTTTAGCAAATAATGAATCTCTGACCTTTAGTACTCCAAGTTCAGGAGCAAATCGTTTAGTAGGGGATGGAGATAATGATGGAGTGACTAAAAATAATCCTTTTAATTCAACAATTTTTGACAATACAGTTTTTCCAGTTGTAAATAATTCTACTTCTTATGGACTTGATTTAGATACTTTTGATGTTTCAACTTTTATAGGGGTAGGAGAAAGTTCTGCTACGACTACCGTAAATGTTGGACAAGATTATGTTATTATGAATGCTGTGCTATTGAAAGTACCATCCAATATTATTACGGGAAAAGTATATGAGGACATAAATTATGGAGGTGGTGTGGGTAGATCCTTGGCAACTTCTTCGGGAGAATTAATTGAGGGAGTTACGGTAGAATTGTATAATTCTAGCAACACTTTAGTGGATATAGCAACAACAGATGATCAAGGCCAATATGTATTTGGAGGTATGGCCAATGGTAATTATCTCGTTAGAGTTGTAAATGCTACTGTAAAATCAACGAGAGATAATGGAATAACTTGCAGTGACTGTTTTGGAGTACCTACATATCGTTCGGATTTTGGAACCATAACTGGTTTTACTAGTGTAGATCGGATTGGTGGTTTAAATCCTTCCATTCCAGATTCAGGAGAAGGTACACTAAATAATGCTAAAACGGTATCTACTGTAAATATTTCTAACGAAGGTATTGTAGGTTTGAATTTTGGTTTTAATTTTAATACAATAGTCAATACTAATGAGGATGGTCAAGGATCTTTAAATCAATTTATTATAAATTCAAATACCCTAGGAGAAACAAATTTAGATATTTTACCAAATTCAATTTTTGATCCAATTTCAGGAGAAGATATTTCTATATTTATGATTCCTCCTGTGGGTGATGTTCAGGGTAGAACCGCCGATACAAATTATGCATCAGGTATTTTTGATATCTTCATTCCAAATGCTAAATCTTTAGCCGTAATTACAGATAATAATACTAGTATCGATGGAAGAACGCAAACAGCATATTCTGGAGATACAAATATAGGAACTACTGGATCAGGTGGCTCAAGTGTTGGTGTTTCTGCAAATACCTTAACAACTTTTGTCAATCCTGAAATTCAGATTCATAGAAATGCAGGAGATGTAATAAGGATTCAAGCGCTCAATACAGTAATTAGGAATGTATCAATATATGCAAATAATAATGCTGGAATTCGTATAAATTCAGGAGATGCTTTAGTAGCAGAAAACCTTATAGGTGTCAACGCTCAAGGTAATAATTCAGGGAATATTGATTATGGAGTTGAAGTTGTTGGTGGTGAAATTGTTATACGTGATAATTATATTGCTACTACGTCGGATGCAGGTATATTAATAAATGGAGGTGCTAGTACGTTAATTCAGGGCAATCAAATAACGACAAATGGCACAGGAACTTGTTTTGATAATATAAAGATACAAAATGGTTCTGGTATTAACATTACAGGTAATTTAATTGAAAAAGCTGGTGCACTTGGTATTGATGCTAGCGGTTATGTAGGTAATCTAATGATTAATGAAAATACAATTACAAATTCTGGTCAAAATGGGGGTCTATGTAGTGGTGTAATCGAAAATGCAGGAATTAAGCTAGATGGTGATAACTCTCAAATTTCAAAAAATATAATAGCCTCTAATGGTGGCTCCGGAATTGTTATTTCTGGAGGAGCTACGTCTGGAAATTTAATTTCACAAAATTCCATTTTTGCTAATGGAACGGCTGCGAATGCTTTAGGTATTGATTTAGATGCTTCCAATGCATTAGGAGATGGAGTCACTATAAATGATGCTGCAGATGCAGATTCGGGGCCAAACGGATTGCTGAATTTTCCAATAATTGCAAATGCATTTGTTTCAGGACCTAATTTAGTTATAGAAGGTTGGTCAAGACCAGGAGCTACTATTGAAATATTTTTAACAGATATTAATGAAGGTAGTGCTATTACAGGAGATAATCAATTAGGATATACTACAGATTATGGAGAAGGACAAATTTATTTAGCAACCGTAGTTGAAGGTTCTGCGGCAGATGTATCTGCGGCAGTAAGTCCTTATACAGATGTAGATGGTAATACAGATACTACAAATAAATTTAAATTTGTGATAACTGGACCGCTTACGATTGCAGCGGGTAATTTTATTACGTCAACAGCTACAATCTCAAATTCCACTTCAGAATTCTCACCTTTTAGTATTATAAAAAACTACACGGTAATTACGAATAGAAGAATAACCTATCGCGTAAAAACAAACTAA
- a CDS encoding OmpA family protein produces the protein MVRKILFTVVLLLISIGSLSAQEKSLERANAKYNEFSFSPAIDIYKKVLDKGFVSAELLKNLGNSYYFNADYKNASEIYKRLVTEFESDVTPDYYFRYAQTLRSLGEYEAADELMKKFSEITSSGDYRANNFTADRDYRKEIKENSGRYTIGSFEFNTVYSEFAPAYYKEGLLFSSDRDTGNLARYRHTWNSKDFLDIYKVNADSLSMGSVVKMNKNINSRLHESTVAATRDGSVIYFTRNNFKEGKSTKDEDGVIRLKIFRAIIQDSIVAYLEELPFNSDSYSVAHPALSPDEKTLYFASDMPGTLGESDIFKVTINDDRTFSTPENLGSTINTEARETFPFVTSEDVLYFSSEGHPGLGGLDVFATKIRDNDYTGAVKNVGEPINGQLDDFTFIFNEEDRTGYFASNRDTGLGNDDIYSFVENIPLQLECRQEISGIVRDKISNQVLVGATVKVINEDNIEILQTLTDANGYYEIVIDCDQGNFVRAMTDGYIPSEEYMGESDGEPKVIDFYLERDNVSGGFGDDLAKLLQLSTIYFDLNKYNIRPDAEIEIQKVIAAMEKYPSLKIKVNSHTDSRGKDAYNLWLSQKRAESTVGYMISKGISEDRLEGEGFGETKLVNNCGNNSRCTSKEHDLNRRSEFIIRE, from the coding sequence ATGGTTAGAAAAATACTTTTTACAGTAGTTCTACTACTTATTTCAATTGGAAGTTTATCCGCACAAGAAAAAAGTCTTGAACGCGCTAATGCTAAATACAATGAATTCTCATTTAGTCCAGCGATAGATATTTATAAAAAAGTTTTGGATAAAGGTTTTGTATCTGCAGAACTTTTAAAAAATCTAGGAAACTCTTATTATTTCAATGCTGATTATAAAAATGCATCTGAAATTTACAAGAGATTGGTAACAGAGTTTGAATCTGATGTTACTCCAGATTATTATTTTAGATATGCTCAAACCTTAAGAAGTTTAGGCGAATATGAAGCTGCAGATGAGTTAATGAAAAAATTCTCGGAGATCACTTCTTCTGGAGATTATAGAGCTAATAATTTTACGGCAGACAGAGATTATAGAAAAGAAATTAAAGAAAACTCAGGAAGATATACTATTGGTTCTTTTGAATTTAACACGGTCTATTCAGAGTTTGCACCCGCATATTACAAAGAAGGTTTGTTGTTTTCATCAGATAGAGATACAGGGAACTTAGCGAGATATAGACATACCTGGAATTCTAAAGATTTCTTAGATATCTATAAAGTGAATGCCGATAGCTTATCGATGGGTAGCGTTGTTAAAATGAATAAAAATATTAACAGCAGACTACATGAATCTACAGTGGCAGCAACTAGAGATGGTAGTGTTATATACTTTACGAGAAATAATTTTAAAGAAGGTAAGTCAACAAAAGATGAAGACGGCGTAATTCGTTTAAAGATTTTTAGGGCTATAATCCAAGACAGTATAGTAGCGTATTTAGAAGAACTTCCTTTTAATAGTGATAGCTATTCTGTTGCGCACCCGGCGTTGAGTCCTGATGAAAAAACATTATATTTTGCATCAGACATGCCTGGTACTCTAGGGGAATCAGACATTTTTAAAGTAACTATTAATGATGATAGAACTTTTAGTACTCCGGAGAATTTAGGAAGTACTATAAATACGGAGGCAAGAGAAACTTTTCCTTTTGTAACTAGTGAAGATGTGTTATACTTTTCATCGGAAGGTCACCCAGGTTTGGGAGGTTTAGACGTTTTTGCGACTAAAATTAGAGACAACGACTATACAGGAGCTGTAAAAAATGTTGGTGAGCCTATCAACGGGCAGTTAGATGACTTTACGTTTATCTTTAATGAAGAAGATAGAACAGGTTATTTTGCATCAAATAGAGATACGGGATTAGGGAATGATGACATCTATAGCTTTGTAGAAAACATCCCATTGCAGTTAGAATGTAGACAAGAAATTTCAGGTATTGTAAGAGATAAAATCTCAAATCAAGTTTTGGTGGGGGCTACGGTGAAAGTAATCAATGAAGATAATATTGAAATTTTACAAACGCTTACGGATGCTAACGGCTACTATGAAATTGTAATAGATTGTGATCAAGGAAATTTTGTTCGTGCTATGACAGACGGTTATATTCCTTCAGAAGAATATATGGGAGAGTCTGATGGGGAACCTAAAGTGATCGATTTTTACTTAGAACGTGATAATGTTTCTGGTGGTTTTGGTGATGATTTAGCTAAGTTGTTACAATTAAGTACCATCTATTTCGATCTTAATAAATATAATATTAGACCAGATGCAGAAATTGAGATTCAGAAAGTTATTGCAGCGATGGAGAAATATCCAAGTTTGAAGATCAAAGTTAATTCGCATACGGATAGTCGTGGTAAGGACGCTTATAACTTATGGTTGTCTCAAAAAAGAGCAGAATCTACTGTCGGTTATATGATTTCTAAAGGCATCTCTGAAGACAGATTGGAAGGGGAAGGTTTTGGTGAAACCAAGCTGGTAAATAATTGTGGTAATAATTCTAGGTGTACCTCTAAAGAGCACGATTTAAATCGAAGATCAGAATTCATTATTAGAGAATAA
- a CDS encoding type IX secretion system membrane protein PorP/SprF: MNKLIFLVPIVLASLFFDSANAQQDAQYTQYMFNTMSVNPAYAGSRGQLSVTALYRSQWVGLDGSPTSQTLNLHSPIRNSRLGYGVSIVNDEIGNGTVQETYFDGVISYTIDVSQTAKLSFGLKAGGNLLNLDFNKLRNFDSEAVSGDNIENKFSPNFGIGAYYHTDKFYLGLSAPNLLETDHFDNSARESNSITFLAQERINFYAITGYVFDLSSEFKFKPALLTKVVGGAPLQVDLSANFMYNEKFTFGAAYRWDAAVSAMAGFQISDQFMIGLAYDKETTELGSTRFNDGSFEIFLRYELMKSFQKLVSPRFF; encoded by the coding sequence ATAGTATTAGCATCCCTATTCTTTGATAGCGCAAATGCGCAGCAAGATGCTCAATATACCCAGTATATGTTCAATACCATGAGTGTAAACCCTGCTTACGCAGGATCTCGTGGCCAATTGAGTGTTACAGCTTTGTATAGATCGCAATGGGTAGGTTTAGATGGTTCGCCAACCTCACAAACATTAAATTTACATTCCCCTATTAGAAATAGTAGATTAGGGTACGGTGTATCTATAGTAAATGATGAGATAGGTAATGGTACCGTTCAAGAAACCTATTTTGATGGAGTTATATCGTACACAATTGATGTGTCACAAACTGCAAAATTATCTTTTGGTTTAAAAGCTGGGGGTAACCTGTTGAATTTAGACTTCAATAAGCTTAGAAATTTTGATAGTGAGGCTGTTTCAGGAGATAATATAGAAAATAAGTTTTCTCCAAATTTTGGAATAGGAGCTTATTACCATACCGATAAATTCTATTTAGGCTTATCTGCTCCAAATTTATTGGAAACAGATCACTTTGATAATTCAGCAAGAGAATCAAATTCTATCACTTTTTTAGCGCAAGAACGTATTAACTTTTACGCCATTACGGGATATGTTTTTGATTTATCAAGTGAATTCAAATTTAAGCCTGCACTTTTAACGAAAGTAGTTGGTGGTGCACCATTGCAAGTAGATTTATCTGCGAACTTTATGTACAACGAAAAATTTACATTCGGTGCTGCATATAGATGGGATGCGGCTGTAAGTGCTATGGCAGGTTTTCAAATATCTGATCAGTTCATGATTGGATTGGCTTATGATAAGGAAACAACGGAGTTAGGTTCTACAAGATTTAATGATGGTTCTTTTGAAATCTTTTTGAGATATGAGCTAATGAAGTCATTCCAAAAATTAGTGTCACCACGTTTCTTCTAA